A single window of Senegalia massiliensis DNA harbors:
- the polA gene encoding DNA polymerase I, producing MKNKKVVLIDGNSLLHRAYHALPPLKNKEGLFTNGVYGFMTMLYKILEDYKPEYISVAFDKKGPTFRHEEYKEYKAGRKKTPDDLKMQFPMLKDILDKMNIHWIELAGYEADDIVGTFSKHCSNKNMDVIVVTGDKDYLQLVDKNIKVLITKKGMTNLEEYDEQAMFDRYSLTPDEFVDLKGLMGDKSDNIPGVPGIGEKTGIKLLKKYNSIENIYENIDEISGKKLKERLIENRNQAFMSKMLAKIVTNVPLDIDLEAIKKEEPNQSELLELYTQFEFKSFIDKFDKEIIQNSKEKIDTEVEILNSKNDLYKIVNSIDKGNFIFKFIVNGESNLKDKILGVGFKYNDDKSYYASFDDEKDTKEKLDILASVFQNDKVAKIGHDIKEDILILFRYGIDIYNIFFDSLVAGYLLQASQKEYSLKTLADEYFNISMQNKEDLLGKGRNKKTFDQISTDTIANFIATKLNVINKLKKVLLEKIEEYDMKALLENIEMPLIKVLADMQYQGFKIDIEKLKELGLEFENQINNLTEEIYELSGEKFNINSPKQLGVILFEKLELPVIKKTKTGYSTNAEVLDKLLGKHEVIEKILQYRQIVKIKSTYIDGLIPLINKDTNKVHSSFNQTITTTGRISSTNPNLQNIPIKTEEGRKIRKVFVSRDKEHKLVDADYSQIELRVLAHISGDPKLIEAFENKDDIHAKTASEVFEVERKDVTSLMRSRAKAVNFGIVYGISDYGLSRDLNISRKEAKKYIDNYLKNYSLVKNYMEDIVSVAKKNGYVKTLLNRRRFIPEIKSRNYNVRSFGERTAMNTPIQGTAADIIKIAMINVYRELKNRGLKSKLILQIHDELIIETHIDEIEEVKSLLKELMENAIKLNVPLTVDMNVGNSWYGTK from the coding sequence GTGAAAAATAAAAAAGTAGTTTTAATAGATGGAAATAGTTTGTTACATAGAGCTTACCATGCCCTTCCCCCACTTAAAAATAAAGAAGGATTATTTACTAATGGTGTGTATGGTTTTATGACAATGTTGTATAAAATTTTAGAAGACTATAAACCAGAATATATTTCAGTAGCATTTGATAAAAAAGGCCCAACTTTTAGACATGAAGAGTATAAAGAGTATAAAGCTGGAAGAAAGAAAACACCAGATGATTTAAAAATGCAATTTCCTATGCTAAAAGATATACTGGATAAGATGAATATTCATTGGATAGAACTTGCAGGTTATGAGGCTGATGATATAGTTGGAACATTTTCAAAACATTGTAGTAATAAAAATATGGATGTAATTGTAGTTACAGGAGATAAAGACTATTTACAATTAGTAGATAAGAATATAAAAGTATTAATAACTAAAAAAGGAATGACTAATTTAGAAGAATATGATGAGCAAGCTATGTTTGATAGATATAGCTTAACACCAGATGAGTTTGTAGATTTAAAAGGGCTTATGGGAGATAAATCAGATAATATACCCGGCGTTCCAGGAATAGGTGAAAAGACTGGTATAAAATTACTTAAAAAGTATAATTCTATAGAAAATATATATGAAAATATAGATGAAATATCTGGAAAAAAATTAAAGGAAAGATTAATTGAAAATAGAAATCAAGCTTTCATGAGTAAAATGTTAGCAAAAATTGTAACGAATGTTCCATTAGATATAGATTTGGAAGCCATAAAAAAAGAAGAACCTAATCAATCTGAGTTATTAGAATTATATACTCAGTTTGAATTTAAAAGTTTTATTGATAAATTTGATAAAGAAATCATACAAAATTCTAAAGAAAAGATAGATACAGAAGTAGAAATACTAAACTCTAAAAATGATTTATATAAAATAGTTAATAGTATAGATAAAGGTAACTTTATATTCAAATTCATAGTAAATGGTGAAAGTAATTTAAAAGATAAAATTTTAGGTGTTGGATTTAAATATAATGATGATAAATCATATTATGCTTCATTTGATGATGAAAAAGATACTAAAGAAAAATTAGATATTTTAGCTTCTGTATTTCAAAATGATAAGGTTGCTAAAATAGGTCATGATATAAAAGAAGATATTTTAATTTTATTTAGATATGGTATAGATATATATAATATATTTTTTGATTCATTAGTAGCAGGATATTTATTACAAGCTTCACAAAAAGAATATTCTCTGAAAACATTAGCAGATGAATATTTTAATATATCTATGCAAAATAAAGAAGATTTATTAGGTAAGGGTAGAAATAAAAAAACATTTGATCAAATATCAACTGATACCATAGCTAATTTTATAGCTACTAAATTAAACGTAATTAATAAATTGAAAAAAGTATTGTTAGAAAAAATAGAAGAATATGATATGAAAGCTCTTCTTGAAAACATAGAAATGCCACTTATAAAAGTTTTGGCAGACATGCAGTATCAAGGATTTAAGATTGATATAGAGAAATTAAAAGAATTAGGATTAGAATTTGAGAATCAAATAAATAATTTAACTGAAGAAATATATGAATTGAGTGGGGAAAAGTTTAATATAAATTCTCCAAAGCAGTTAGGAGTTATTTTATTTGAAAAGCTTGAACTTCCTGTTATAAAAAAGACTAAAACTGGTTATTCAACTAATGCTGAAGTTTTAGATAAATTATTAGGAAAACATGAGGTAATAGAAAAAATATTACAATATAGACAAATTGTGAAGATTAAATCAACTTATATAGATGGACTTATACCTTTAATTAATAAAGACACTAATAAGGTTCATTCTAGTTTCAATCAAACAATCACTACAACAGGTAGGATAAGTAGTACAAATCCTAACCTTCAAAATATCCCTATAAAAACTGAAGAAGGAAGAAAAATAAGAAAAGTTTTTGTTTCAAGAGATAAAGAGCATAAATTAGTAGATGCAGATTATTCACAAATAGAACTTCGTGTTTTAGCTCATATATCTGGGGATCCTAAATTAATAGAGGCATTTGAAAATAAAGATGATATTCATGCAAAAACTGCTTCTGAAGTTTTTGAAGTGGAAAGAAAAGATGTAACATCACTAATGAGAAGTAGAGCTAAAGCGGTGAATTTTGGTATAGTTTATGGAATAAGTGACTATGGACTTTCTCGTGATTTAAATATAAGTAGAAAAGAAGCAAAAAAATATATTGATAATTATCTAAAAAATTATAGTTTAGTTAAAAATTATATGGAAGATATAGTGAGTGTTGCCAAAAAAAATGGATATGTAAAAACATTGTTAAATAGAAGGAGATTTATTCCAGAAATAAAATCCAGAAATTATAATGTAAGATCATTTGGCGAAAGAACAGCCATGAATACCCCTATACAAGGTACAGCTGCAGACATTATTAAAATAGCTATGATAAATGTATATAGAGAATTAAAAAATAGAGGTTTAAAATCAAAATTGATTCTTCAAATTCATGATGAGTTAATAATAGAAACACATATAGATGAGATAGAAGAAGTTAAATCTTTACTTAAAGAGTTAATGGAAAATGCAATAAAATTAAATGTACCATTAACTGTAGATATGAATGTAGGGAATAGTTGGTATGGGACAAAATAA
- a CDS encoding DUF859 family phage minor structural protein, translated as MLSGSINNTFKDTWRLIAEWSATQNIEENYSLVTVNFYLTGDYAIYSGSRNNGYITIDGSRYNFTANSSISAGQKKLLGSATKKVYHNNVGEKTFKIYASYDLKVTLSGTYIGTRHVEGNFRLNDIPRASTMSGVPESFDIDTAFGVGVQRADASFTHKVTMYLGTKYIGEWTGGPSISVSLDTTRQNRIYEEIPEATKATVTLKLTTYKGTKQIGDRTETTIVAKVPSAIKPYFSSIGHREDSPVVINSEIDLYIKTLSKIRIWFREAVANKYATIKSYAIHINGKNYLGSAITTDLINKSGTLTITATVTDSRNRTFTRTLDITVANYAPPDIQKVVPKRYENSSGTEDGMGTYLGVDILGQVSSLKLGTTEKNTCTIRIYKKPKGYPTWSAIYNNTWSLSIMSTWGYYPGYLIDAAYDIRIEVEDKFNIVRVDRILPTAIITGELAKTGMSIGTTYREGEGVLQLASPYGQNVEFPLINMSGGYVIYRDNTSLAGAISRAWLDTPDMGEVVIGPRSSSRTMKQFRVRAEKHSFEDGPIYNGSYNKNGNGYTKLPNDFIMVWGEVVYSASGNTGYIRVTLPMTLPNNIYNVVATPKYQSGAPLDVTITAQPISKSEIIFYVRSSGSKPTSDFRICYQVWGD; from the coding sequence ATGCTTAGTGGATCTATAAATAATACTTTTAAAGATACATGGAGATTAATAGCTGAATGGTCTGCTACACAAAATATAGAAGAAAATTATAGTTTAGTAACAGTTAATTTTTATCTAACTGGTGATTATGCAATATATTCTGGTAGTAGGAATAATGGCTATATTACAATAGATGGTTCAAGATATAATTTTACTGCTAATTCTTCAATAAGTGCTGGACAGAAAAAATTATTAGGAAGTGCAACAAAAAAAGTTTATCATAACAATGTAGGAGAAAAAACTTTTAAAATTTATGCATCATATGATTTAAAAGTTACGTTATCTGGAACTTATATAGGTACAAGACATGTAGAAGGTAATTTTAGATTAAATGATATACCAAGAGCCTCAACAATGAGTGGAGTACCAGAAAGTTTTGATATTGATACAGCCTTTGGAGTAGGGGTACAACGTGCTGATGCATCCTTTACTCATAAAGTTACAATGTATTTGGGTACAAAATATATAGGAGAGTGGACTGGTGGACCTTCAATATCTGTTAGCTTAGACACTACAAGGCAGAATAGAATATATGAAGAAATACCAGAAGCAACTAAAGCTACAGTTACCCTTAAATTAACAACATATAAAGGTACAAAACAAATTGGAGATAGAACAGAAACTACAATAGTAGCAAAAGTACCTTCTGCCATAAAGCCTTACTTTAGTAGTATAGGGCATAGAGAAGATTCACCAGTTGTAATTAATTCTGAAATAGATTTATATATAAAAACTTTATCAAAAATACGTATATGGTTTAGAGAGGCAGTTGCAAATAAGTATGCTACTATAAAAAGCTATGCAATACACATAAATGGTAAAAATTATTTAGGTAGTGCTATTACTACAGATTTAATAAATAAAAGTGGGACACTAACCATAACAGCTACTGTAACAGATAGTAGAAATAGAACTTTTACAAGAACTTTAGATATTACAGTTGCAAATTATGCACCTCCAGACATACAAAAAGTTGTACCTAAAAGATATGAAAATTCTAGTGGTACAGAAGATGGAATGGGAACATATTTAGGAGTAGATATATTAGGTCAAGTAAGTAGCTTAAAATTAGGAACTACAGAAAAAAATACTTGTACCATAAGAATATACAAAAAACCTAAAGGATATCCTACATGGTCTGCAATTTACAATAATACATGGAGTTTATCTATAATGAGTACATGGGGTTATTACCCTGGATATTTAATAGATGCAGCATATGACATACGAATAGAAGTAGAAGATAAATTTAATATTGTAAGAGTAGATAGAATACTACCTACTGCTATTATAACTGGAGAACTTGCCAAAACAGGAATGAGCATAGGCACAACATATAGAGAGGGAGAAGGAGTATTACAATTAGCATCCCCTTATGGACAGAATGTTGAATTCCCACTAATAAACATGAGTGGTGGCTATGTAATTTATAGAGATAACACTTCACTTGCAGGAGCTATATCTCGTGCTTGGTTAGATACTCCAGATATGGGGGAAGTAGTTATAGGACCACGTTCATCAAGTAGAACTATGAAACAATTTAGAGTTAGGGCAGAAAAACATAGTTTTGAAGATGGTCCTATTTATAATGGATCATATAATAAAAATGGTAATGGCTATACAAAACTTCCAAATGATTTTATTATGGTTTGGGGAGAGGTTGTATATTCTGCCAGTGGAAATACAGGATATATAAGGGTAACTTTACCTATGACATTACCAAACAATATTTATAATGTAGTAGCAACTCCAAAATATCAAAGTGGTGCACCTTTAGATGTAACAATAACAGCACAACCAATTTCTAAATCTGAAATAATCTTTTATGTTAGAAGTTCAGGCAGCAAACCAACATCAGACTTTAGAATATGTTATCAAGTGTGGGGTGATTAG
- a CDS encoding phage holin — protein MDFNFKGVNKATWVRIIGLFLVLMNQISISIFKFELLPFGDEEINEGVSTILTVVIAIVAGWKNNSITKSGQKADKVLKEEKRKVVK, from the coding sequence ATGGATTTTAATTTTAAAGGTGTAAATAAAGCTACATGGGTAAGGATCATAGGTTTATTTTTAGTTCTAATGAATCAAATATCAATAAGTATATTTAAATTTGAGTTATTACCTTTTGGAGATGAAGAGATAAACGAAGGTGTATCTACAATACTTACAGTTGTAATTGCAATAGTTGCAGGGTGGAAAAACAACTCTATAACAAAATCAGGACAAAAAGCAGACAAGGTATTGAAAGAAGAAAAAAGAAAGGTTGTGAAATAA
- a CDS encoding DUF3037 domain-containing protein — MDFKQAQYTVIRFIPDIIKNEPINIGLILHSPESKYIRTKFSKKKLKLLSRYNEDVNLRVVKKLTEDIEMNFNNENILIRDHLFGNFKDNKLLNKLSAAHSNQLRFTTPRGLITTDLELEFKKLFEDNIYIYNESNKISRVEKRTMKRDLKKEFDKTDLIKKKIIKENHKEIGRFGEDIDIDFKYLNGKPNLIQNLSFDLKSIDYMNEAKLWLKNYEELKSKQKRNKEDSNINVIYCPPINYKDKAKDFSRVVDCLEAGSDNLIDYTDKEQLHYYIDKVIKTAHL, encoded by the coding sequence ATGGATTTTAAACAAGCACAATATACAGTTATTAGGTTTATTCCTGACATTATAAAAAATGAACCTATCAATATAGGACTTATATTGCATAGTCCGGAATCAAAATATATTAGAACAAAATTTTCTAAAAAGAAACTTAAATTATTAAGTAGGTATAATGAAGATGTAAATTTAAGAGTTGTAAAAAAACTTACAGAAGATATAGAGATGAATTTTAATAATGAAAATATTCTTATTAGAGATCATTTATTTGGAAACTTTAAAGATAATAAACTTTTAAATAAACTTTCTGCTGCTCATTCTAATCAATTAAGATTTACTACTCCTAGAGGGTTAATAACTACTGATTTAGAATTAGAATTCAAAAAATTATTTGAAGATAATATATATATATATAATGAATCAAATAAAATATCTAGAGTCGAAAAGAGAACAATGAAGAGGGACTTGAAAAAAGAATTTGATAAAACTGATCTTATTAAAAAGAAAATTATTAAAGAAAATCATAAAGAAATAGGAAGATTTGGTGAGGATATAGATATTGATTTCAAATATTTAAATGGAAAACCTAATTTAATCCAAAACTTATCTTTTGATCTTAAATCTATTGATTATATGAATGAAGCAAAACTATGGCTTAAAAATTACGAAGAGTTAAAATCTAAACAAAAAAGAAATAAAGAGGATAGTAATATAAATGTAATTTATTGTCCTCCAATTAATTATAAAGATAAAGCTAAAGATTTTAGTCGAGTTGTAGACTGTTTAGAGGCAGGATCTGATAATTTAATTGATTATACAGATAAAGAACAGTTACATTATTATATTGATAAAGTAATAAAAACAGCTCATTTATAA
- the coaE gene encoding dephospho-CoA kinase (Dephospho-CoA kinase (CoaE) performs the final step in coenzyme A biosynthesis.) — protein sequence MGQNKIKIIGLTGGIATGKTTVKNILIKYGYKVIDADEISREIVKKDKPAYKDIVAFFGINVLNSNDEINREKLGGIIFNKKDLRNKLNEIVHPRVYEAIRKNIYKYIKENEKVIFIDIPLLIEVRKRLEKENIIFDEIWLIYLNKDEQIKRLMNRDGYTFKEAMSRINSQIDIDEKIKYCDIVIDNSRDIEHTKKQLKVALNKNDFM from the coding sequence ATGGGACAAAATAAAATTAAAATAATAGGTTTGACAGGTGGTATCGCTACAGGCAAGACTACTGTTAAAAACATACTAATAAAATATGGATATAAAGTAATAGATGCAGATGAAATATCAAGAGAAATAGTTAAAAAAGATAAACCAGCATATAAAGACATAGTAGCTTTCTTTGGGATAAATGTGTTAAACTCAAATGATGAAATAAACCGTGAAAAATTAGGGGGTATTATTTTTAATAAAAAAGATTTAAGAAATAAACTTAATGAAATAGTACATCCAAGAGTCTATGAAGCTATTAGAAAAAATATTTATAAATATATTAAAGAAAATGAAAAAGTGATATTTATAGATATACCACTTTTAATAGAAGTAAGAAAAAGGTTAGAAAAAGAAAATATAATATTTGATGAAATTTGGCTTATATACTTAAACAAAGATGAACAAATAAAGCGTTTAATGAATAGAGATGGATATACATTTAAAGAAGCTATGAGTAGAATAAATTCTCAAATAGATATTGATGAAAAAATTAAATATTGTGATATAGTAATAGATAATTCTAGAGATATTGAACACACCAAAAAACAACTTAAGGTAGCTTTAAATAAAAATGACTTCATGTAG
- a CDS encoding HipA family kinase → MEDIVATRFISEINTGLSKPVILGASDGNNYVVKFRDDLVTNKVLINDLICCRLAKLFDLPVAEARTIFIGESLINIEPYLSNRKIKDGKHFASLHYKNTYTFIGENSLKGISNIDKIPDIIAFDLWVGNDDRADNEGNLLLRTSINNDNLLIIDYGNSFHGPDWIEDDLKCNDILVPPFDGKVYNVLKKYVNGSNPFQEICKKIKSITYDEITSCVADIPDSWNLNEDNKKNICDFLFNRKEKLEDILEYLKSKNEFYNWRR, encoded by the coding sequence ATGGAGGATATAGTAGCGACGCGTTTTATTAGTGAAATAAACACTGGTTTGTCTAAGCCTGTAATATTAGGAGCTAGTGATGGGAATAATTATGTTGTTAAATTTAGAGATGATTTAGTTACAAATAAGGTTTTAATTAATGACCTCATTTGTTGTAGATTAGCTAAGCTATTTGATCTTCCTGTTGCAGAAGCTAGAACCATTTTCATAGGTGAAAGTTTGATTAATATAGAGCCTTACTTATCTAATAGAAAAATTAAAGATGGCAAACATTTTGCTAGTTTACATTATAAAAATACATATACTTTTATTGGAGAGAATTCTCTAAAAGGTATTTCAAATATAGATAAGATACCAGATATAATAGCTTTTGATTTGTGGGTAGGTAATGATGACAGAGCAGATAATGAAGGTAACTTACTTTTAAGAACTTCTATTAATAATGATAATTTACTTATTATTGACTATGGCAATTCTTTTCATGGTCCAGATTGGATAGAGGATGATTTGAAATGTAATGATATATTAGTACCACCTTTTGATGGGAAAGTATATAATGTATTAAAGAAATATGTAAATGGCAGTAATCCATTTCAAGAAATATGTAAAAAGATTAAAAGCATTACTTATGATGAAATCACTTCATGTGTAGCAGATATTCCAGATTCTTGGAACTTAAATGAAGATAATAAAAAGAATATATGCGATTTTTTATTTAATAGAAAAGAAAAGTTAGAAGATATATTGGAATATTTAAAGTCAAAAAACGAATTTTATAATTGGAGGAGGTGA
- a CDS encoding N-acetylmuramoyl-L-alanine amidase encodes MKIKQQLIRDTKHKYGKSNKKKYITVHQTDNWDRGANAQVHANLQSRVNPRKASWHWQVDDIQAIQSFLHYFQLWHCSDGRGNGNLNSIGVELCLNRDGNYNKAVENGAELVAYIMKKENIQLSNVVQHNYWSGKNCPSQIRRGKNGISWSDFKKLVAKKLNKDIVEPTKTIEKLIAETLAGKYGNGAERRRLLGSNYNEVQREIDKMYNSKPIPKPTKTIDKLVEETLLGFHGNGAERKKSLGSNYQKVQQIINGKFERVDINKLVKETLAGKHGNGAQRKKSLGKYYNEVQNIINKKYSGKSIDTLVKETLEGKHGNGAERRKSLGTHYKEVQNIINKIYK; translated from the coding sequence ATGAAAATTAAACAACAGCTAATAAGAGATACAAAACATAAGTACGGGAAAAGCAACAAAAAGAAATATATTACTGTACATCAAACTGATAATTGGGATAGGGGAGCAAATGCTCAAGTGCATGCTAACCTACAGAGTAGAGTGAATCCTCGTAAGGCATCTTGGCATTGGCAAGTTGATGATATACAAGCCATACAATCATTTTTACATTATTTTCAGTTATGGCACTGTTCAGATGGTAGAGGAAATGGAAATCTGAATTCAATAGGAGTAGAACTTTGTTTAAATAGAGATGGGAACTATAATAAAGCAGTTGAAAATGGAGCAGAATTAGTAGCCTATATTATGAAAAAAGAAAATATTCAATTATCTAATGTGGTCCAACATAATTACTGGAGTGGAAAGAATTGTCCTTCTCAAATACGTAGAGGTAAGAATGGCATTTCATGGTCCGACTTTAAAAAGCTAGTAGCTAAGAAGTTAAATAAAGATATAGTTGAACCTACAAAAACTATAGAAAAATTAATTGCAGAAACATTGGCAGGAAAATATGGGAATGGAGCAGAGAGAAGGAGGTTGCTAGGTAGTAACTATAATGAAGTGCAAAGAGAAATTGATAAAATGTATAACTCTAAGCCTATACCAAAGCCGACTAAGACTATAGATAAGTTAGTTGAAGAAACATTGTTAGGATTCCATGGTAATGGAGCAGAAAGGAAAAAATCATTAGGATCTAATTATCAAAAAGTACAACAAATTATTAATGGGAAATTTGAAAGAGTAGATATAAATAAACTTGTAAAAGAAACATTAGCAGGAAAACATGGGAATGGTGCTCAAAGGAAAAAATCGTTAGGTAAGTATTATAATGAGGTCCAAAATATAATTAATAAAAAATATAGTGGCAAATCTATAGATACTTTAGTCAAAGAAACTCTAGAGGGTAAACATGGTAATGGTGCTGAAAGAAGAAAGTCTTTAGGTACACACTATAAAGAAGTGCAAAATATAATTAATAAGATATATAAATAA
- a CDS encoding CD1375 family protein has translation MFSEDSEIVKSYALLIKNNRKTIDDVPDYKNLKEVVQNVLKA, from the coding sequence TTGTTTAGTGAGGATAGTGAAATAGTTAAAAGTTATGCTCTATTGATTAAAAATAATAGAAAAACAATTGATGATGTACCAGACTATAAAAATTTGAAAGAAGTGGTTCAAAATGTCCTCAAGGCTTAA
- a CDS encoding lytic transglycosylase domain-containing protein, with translation MIVLTLFNVKNIGRAIYPLKYKDYIGIYSQTNELKPNLVAAIINVESNFDKDAVSNKNAIGLMQILPETAKWIADTNNINEFEAHMLYEPGTNIKLGTWYIRNLIDQFESLDLALAAYNGGSGNVNKWLKDKRYSEDGKKLDSIPFKETEEYVEKVKIQSKIYKFLYDF, from the coding sequence TTGATTGTATTAACATTATTTAATGTTAAAAACATAGGTCGTGCTATATATCCCTTAAAATATAAAGATTATATAGGGATATATTCGCAAACAAATGAATTAAAACCTAATTTAGTAGCAGCAATAATAAATGTTGAAAGTAATTTTGATAAGGATGCAGTTTCTAATAAAAATGCAATTGGACTTATGCAAATATTACCAGAAACAGCTAAATGGATTGCTGATACAAATAATATAAATGAGTTTGAAGCACATATGCTTTATGAGCCTGGAACAAATATAAAACTGGGAACTTGGTATATTAGAAATTTAATAGACCAATTTGAAAGTCTAGATTTAGCTTTAGCTGCATACAACGGAGGTAGTGGAAATGTTAATAAGTGGCTTAAGGATAAAAGGTATAGTGAAGATGGAAAAAAACTAGATTCTATACCATTTAAGGAAACAGAAGAATATGTAGAAAAAGTAAAAATTCAAAGTAAAATATATAAATTTTTATATGATTTTTAA
- a CDS encoding Spo0E family sporulation regulatory protein-aspartic acid phosphatase, whose protein sequence is MGKVEDVEEKMTSLKKQMHKLLHKNDFIITTEIIDISQELDEVIYLYHKIKNKIN, encoded by the coding sequence ATGGGGAAAGTAGAAGATGTTGAAGAGAAAATGACATCATTAAAAAAACAAATGCATAAACTGCTACATAAGAATGATTTTATAATTACAACAGAAATAATAGATATAAGTCAAGAACTAGATGAGGTTATATATCTATATCATAAAATAAAAAATAAAATCAATTGA
- a CDS encoding CD1375 family protein, with the protein MTFTTDSRIAKSYVILILAGRYTIEEVPDVGNLRGIVQELLIS; encoded by the coding sequence ATGACATTTACAACGGATAGTAGAATAGCAAAATCATATGTAATATTGATTTTAGCAGGCAGATATACAATTGAAGAAGTACCAGATGTGGGTAACTTAAGAGGAATAGTACAAGAGTTATTAATATCATAA